From a single Strix uralensis isolate ZFMK-TIS-50842 unplaced genomic scaffold, bStrUra1 scaffold_383, whole genome shotgun sequence genomic region:
- the LOC141938874 gene encoding nuclear RNA export factor 1-like, whose translation MFIAVPAGNTGLCIVNDELFVRNATTEEIRKAFLMPAPTPSSSPVPTLSAEQQEMLAAFSMQSGMNLEWSQKCLQDNDWDYGRAGQVFTQLKLEGKIPEVAFLK comes from the exons actCTGCATCGTCAACGACGAGCTCTTCGTCCGCAACGCCACCACCGAGGAGATCCGCAAAGCCTTCCTCATGCCGGCGCCCACCCCTTCCTCCAGCCCCGTGCCCACGCTCTCCGCCGAGCAGCAGGAGATGTTGGCCGCCTTCTCCATGCAGTCGGGGATGAACCTCGAGTGGTCCCAGAA GTGCCTGCAGGATAACGACTGGGACtacggccgggccgggcaggtCTTCACCCAGCTgaag ctggAAGGCAAAATCCCAGAGGTGGCATTTCTCAAGTGA